The Gemmata palustris genome includes a region encoding these proteins:
- a CDS encoding zinc-binding alcohol dehydrogenase family protein yields MKAIQLEQPKAFREIDLPEPAHPGPGDAVVRVFRVGVCGTDYSGYLGKMPFFSYPRIPGHELGVEVVAVGDGVTNVKPGDKAAVEPYINCQRCYSCARGHTNCCENHLTLGVHVDGGLRPLFTVPARKLHVSTKLTFEQLALVETLGIGLHAINRSNPRADETVFVIGAGPIGLSVIEFAKLAGARIIVMDLNEQRLAFVREKMGVTETILSKGVLEDDVKTFTDLTDGKLGNVVVDATGSARSMVSAYNFVGFTGRLVWVGITQDPLTLTQPLMHRREMTFMASRNALSHEFTRIIRLIEGGMLDTQPWITHRAPMSELIGVFPTWLKPETGVVKAMVEVN; encoded by the coding sequence ATGAAAGCCATTCAACTCGAACAGCCCAAAGCCTTCCGCGAAATCGACCTGCCCGAGCCGGCGCACCCCGGACCGGGCGACGCGGTCGTCCGCGTGTTCCGCGTCGGCGTGTGCGGTACCGATTACAGCGGCTACCTCGGCAAAATGCCGTTCTTCAGCTACCCGCGCATCCCGGGGCACGAACTCGGCGTCGAAGTGGTCGCGGTGGGCGACGGCGTAACTAACGTGAAACCTGGCGATAAGGCCGCCGTCGAGCCGTACATCAACTGCCAGCGGTGTTATTCGTGCGCGCGCGGCCACACCAACTGCTGCGAGAACCACCTGACGCTCGGCGTCCACGTGGACGGCGGATTGCGCCCGCTGTTCACGGTGCCGGCTCGGAAGCTGCACGTCTCCACGAAGCTCACGTTCGAGCAGCTCGCACTGGTGGAAACGTTGGGGATCGGGCTGCACGCCATCAACCGCTCGAACCCGCGTGCGGACGAAACCGTGTTCGTGATCGGCGCCGGTCCGATCGGCCTCTCCGTGATCGAGTTCGCGAAACTGGCCGGCGCCCGCATTATCGTGATGGATTTGAACGAACAGCGGCTCGCGTTCGTGCGCGAGAAGATGGGCGTCACCGAAACGATCCTGTCGAAGGGCGTTCTCGAAGACGACGTGAAGACGTTCACCGACCTGACCGATGGGAAGCTCGGCAACGTGGTGGTGGACGCGACGGGCAGCGCGCGGAGCATGGTGAGCGCGTACAATTTCGTCGGCTTCACCGGTCGGCTGGTGTGGGTCGGCATCACCCAAGACCCATTAACGCTCACGCAACCGCTGATGCACCGGCGCGAGATGACGTTCATGGCGAGCCGCAATGCCCTGAGCCACGAGTTCACGCGGATCATTCGCCTCATTGAGGGCGGGATGCTGGACACGCAGCCGTGGATCACGCACCGCGCCCCGATGAGCGAACTGATCGGCGTCTTCCCGACGTGGTTGAAGCCGGAAACCGGCGTCGTCAAAGCGATGGTCGAGGTGAACTGA
- a CDS encoding AAA family ATPase, with protein sequence MIHRAKFQNFKALRDVEVTFDSRLTVLVGPNGSGKTSVLQGLEIVCRVVSGGGDGSLPHPPRPGGVFSSSTSMPQVGIENLTELAACRSSSLREFNLTLGCWMRDGRGAEVTAGIECSRNSSRDEVQKRFVNPSKQGEMFSRALLLRLDPALLASPSIVTSNPPLMHPSGAGLPSTLAYTALNQPDDFKLISDALRVVIPAIDRIRFDKKLTGGSYGGSYGDSIIFDFRGAPSIGAAHASNGTLCALGLLTSILGPDRPRLVLLDDLDHGLHPKAQMELIGVLRALLARFPDLQIIATSHSPYILNQLAWNEVRVTGLRDDGSAICARLEDHPEVERWREAMTPGEFWSHIGDDWVKKLDKPQVEQPQPAPVAL encoded by the coding sequence ATGATTCACCGGGCGAAGTTCCAGAACTTCAAGGCGCTGCGCGACGTGGAGGTCACGTTCGACTCGCGGCTCACGGTGCTGGTCGGCCCGAACGGGAGCGGGAAGACGAGCGTGCTGCAGGGGCTGGAAATTGTCTGTCGAGTTGTTTCAGGTGGCGGTGACGGCTCACTTCCACACCCGCCACGTCCCGGAGGAGTGTTCAGCTCTTCGACATCAATGCCCCAAGTCGGAATCGAAAATCTCACGGAACTGGCCGCTTGTCGGTCCAGTAGTCTCCGTGAGTTTAACTTGACGTTGGGGTGTTGGATGCGTGACGGTCGAGGGGCTGAGGTAACAGCGGGAATCGAATGTTCAAGGAACTCGTCACGGGATGAAGTGCAAAAGAGATTTGTCAACCCGTCGAAACAAGGCGAGATGTTCAGCCGCGCGCTGCTCCTTCGCCTTGATCCCGCGCTACTTGCTTCCCCTTCTATCGTAACCTCAAACCCGCCACTCATGCACCCGAGTGGCGCGGGCCTTCCTTCAACGCTCGCCTACACCGCTCTGAACCAACCCGATGATTTCAAACTCATTTCCGACGCTCTTCGAGTCGTGATCCCCGCAATTGATCGCATTCGCTTTGACAAGAAATTGACCGGCGGCAGCTACGGCGGCAGCTACGGTGACAGCATCATTTTTGACTTCCGGGGAGCACCGAGTATTGGAGCCGCCCACGCGAGTAACGGTACCCTCTGCGCTTTAGGGTTATTGACTAGCATTCTCGGTCCCGATCGCCCGCGCCTCGTGTTACTTGACGACCTCGACCACGGCTTGCACCCGAAAGCGCAAATGGAACTCATCGGGGTTTTACGGGCGTTACTGGCTCGATTCCCTGATCTCCAGATCATCGCGACTTCGCACTCGCCGTACATCTTGAACCAACTTGCGTGGAACGAAGTGCGGGTGACGGGACTGCGCGATGACGGCTCGGCTATTTGTGCGCGGCTCGAAGACCACCCCGAAGTCGAACGGTGGCGGGAAGCGATGACGCCCGGCGAGTTCTGGAGTCACATTGGCGATGATTGGGTGAAGAAACTCGACAAGCCTCAAGTTGAACAGCCACAACCCGCGCCGGTCGCGTTATGA
- the uvrB gene encoding excinuclease ABC subunit UvrB translates to MAAKFQLTSQYAPAGDQPKAIEQLTQGFANGKKMQVLLGATGTGKTFTASCMIEKLQKPTLVLAHNKTLAAQLYKEFKGFFKNNAVHYFVSYYDYYQPEAYIPQRDIYIEKDSSINENIDRLRLAATAALVSREDVIIVSSVSCIYGLGSPSDYKRMVVYIQKGEALDRDNTLLRLIDIQYKRNDIAFERGTVRVRGDTIDVWPASEEFAYRIELFGDEVETLSVIHPLTGETIKPLDDLYIYPAKHFVTPEERVQAAVKGIEDELNARLEQFKNEGKILEMERLKARCRYDLDMLREVGYCSGIENYARWFSGRAPGEAPYTLVDFFPEDFLLVVDESHVTLPQVRGMYFGDRSRKETLVEHGFRLPSALDNRPLKFDEFEGRMKQCICLSATPGPYELEKVGGEVVEQVIRPTGLVDPVIHVKPARGQVKDLEAEVRARAAKTERTLVTVLTKRMAEDLTTYFRDAGMRCKWLHSELDAIERITVLRELREGQFDVLIGVNLLREGLDLPEVSLVAILDADKEGFLRSDKSLIQTMGRAARNVNAEVILYADTVTDSMSRAMNETNRRRVIQLAYNVEHNITPTTVKTAIKNEIEDEIAAHQMAQAAATGSTAAAEDYVTVEYVQSLYEEMLEAAKILDFERAQALRDQIVKLEGELKKKHGTGAPPSVLGNKSVPVSQPAGAKRKSKWKKG, encoded by the coding sequence ATGGCCGCCAAGTTCCAGCTCACCAGCCAGTACGCCCCCGCGGGCGACCAGCCCAAGGCCATCGAGCAACTCACGCAGGGCTTCGCCAACGGCAAGAAGATGCAGGTGTTGCTCGGAGCCACCGGCACCGGGAAGACCTTCACCGCGAGCTGCATGATCGAGAAGCTCCAGAAGCCCACACTCGTGCTCGCGCACAACAAGACGCTCGCGGCGCAGCTCTACAAGGAGTTCAAGGGGTTTTTCAAGAACAACGCGGTCCATTATTTCGTCAGCTATTACGACTACTATCAGCCCGAAGCGTACATCCCGCAGCGCGACATCTACATCGAAAAAGACTCCTCGATCAACGAGAACATCGACCGGCTCCGGCTCGCTGCAACGGCCGCGCTCGTCAGCCGCGAGGACGTCATCATCGTGTCGAGCGTGTCGTGCATTTACGGCCTCGGTAGCCCGTCCGATTACAAGCGGATGGTGGTCTACATCCAGAAGGGCGAGGCACTCGACCGCGACAACACGCTCCTGCGGCTCATCGACATCCAGTACAAGCGCAACGACATCGCGTTCGAGCGCGGGACGGTCCGGGTGCGCGGCGACACCATCGACGTGTGGCCCGCGTCCGAAGAGTTCGCGTACCGCATCGAGCTGTTCGGCGACGAGGTCGAAACGCTCTCGGTGATTCACCCGCTCACGGGCGAGACAATTAAACCGCTCGACGACCTGTACATCTACCCGGCCAAACACTTCGTCACGCCCGAAGAGCGCGTGCAGGCCGCGGTGAAGGGCATCGAAGACGAACTGAACGCCCGGCTCGAGCAGTTCAAGAACGAGGGCAAGATTCTCGAAATGGAGCGCCTCAAAGCGCGCTGCCGGTACGACCTCGACATGCTGCGCGAGGTCGGCTACTGCTCGGGCATCGAGAACTACGCCCGGTGGTTCAGCGGGCGCGCGCCGGGCGAAGCCCCGTACACGCTCGTCGACTTCTTCCCCGAAGACTTCCTGCTCGTCGTGGACGAATCACACGTCACGCTGCCCCAAGTGCGCGGGATGTACTTCGGCGACCGCAGCCGGAAGGAAACTCTCGTCGAGCACGGCTTCCGGCTCCCCAGCGCGCTCGACAACCGGCCGCTCAAGTTCGACGAGTTCGAGGGGCGGATGAAGCAGTGTATTTGTCTGTCCGCTACACCCGGTCCGTATGAGTTGGAGAAAGTCGGCGGCGAGGTCGTCGAACAGGTGATCCGCCCGACGGGGCTGGTCGATCCGGTCATTCACGTCAAACCCGCCCGCGGACAGGTGAAAGACCTGGAAGCGGAAGTCCGCGCGCGCGCCGCGAAGACCGAGCGCACGCTCGTCACAGTGCTGACCAAGCGCATGGCCGAAGACCTGACGACGTACTTCCGCGACGCCGGGATGCGGTGCAAGTGGCTGCACTCGGAGTTGGACGCCATCGAGCGCATCACGGTGCTGCGCGAACTGCGCGAGGGGCAGTTCGACGTGCTGATCGGCGTGAACCTGTTGCGTGAGGGCTTGGACCTTCCCGAAGTGTCACTGGTCGCGATCCTGGACGCGGACAAGGAAGGGTTCCTGCGGTCCGACAAGTCGCTGATTCAAACAATGGGCCGCGCCGCCCGCAACGTGAACGCGGAAGTCATTCTGTACGCGGACACCGTGACCGATTCGATGAGCCGCGCGATGAACGAAACGAACCGCCGGCGCGTGATTCAGCTCGCGTACAACGTGGAACACAACATCACACCCACAACGGTGAAAACGGCGATCAAGAACGAGATCGAGGACGAGATCGCGGCGCACCAGATGGCGCAGGCCGCCGCGACCGGCAGCACCGCCGCGGCGGAAGACTACGTGACCGTCGAGTACGTGCAGAGCCTTTACGAGGAGATGCTCGAAGCCGCAAAAATCCTGGACTTCGAGCGGGCACAGGCGCTGCGCGACCAGATCGTGAAGCTCGAAGGCGAACTCAAGAAGAAGCACGGTACGGGTGCCCCGCCGAGCGTGCTCGGCAACAAGAGCGTCCCCGTGAGTCAGCCGGCCGGGGCCAAGCGCAAGTCCAAGTGGAAGAAGGGCTGA